Below is a genomic region from Bradyrhizobium sp. 1(2017).
TCACTTCTGCGCCGTGATGACGAGCTTGTTCTCGACGGCGCCGGTCTCTCCCTGGACCTTGGCTCCGAGCGAAAGCTGCCACCGCCCGGCCATGCCGAAGGTCGCCTTGAAACGGTACGTGCCCGGCTCCGTCCCCGGCATGGCCGTGACCTTGGTCGCCATCTCCTGCATGCCGTCCGGAGCCATGTCCAAACGGCTGGCGAAGATCACCGCATCCGGCACCGGTTTGCCGGTCTTGGTGTTCACGAGCCGGACGGTGATGACCTTGTCGGGCCCGGCCTGCACCGATTGGTCGACGAGCTCGAACTTGTAGTCCTTGATGTCGGCCAATGCGGCCGTGCTTGCGCCGCCGATGGCCGCAGCGATCAACGCGGCCTGCACGGCGCGCGCGAAGGTAGACGTCTTCATGTTGGATCCTCGATGTCCTGAATTCGCCGCCGAGGCGGCGCGCGTCATCCGCGCGCGAGGCGCACGGAAGCGATCGGCGTCAAGCGCCGTTCAGGCCAGGGTTCGAGGGGGTTGGTCGGGAGGTGGACGGACCAAACCGTCGCCGACCGCGTCGTCCGCCACCCAGTGGGTGGTCCGGATCGCGTGTCGCAGCGGCAATGCGACGGCCTCGGAGGGTCCCGCCTGGGCCGTCTTCAGGACGCACATCGCAACCAGCGGGCAATCCTGACAGTCCTTGCTCTTCTGCTCATCGGGGCAACAGGGCATGTCGGCCGACATCGACATGTCGCTCATGCCGTCCGCATGGAGTTGCGCAGCGGCGGCCGGCGCCGCCAAGGGCGCCAACGCCAAGCCGGCGGTCACCATGACCGCGAACCCAACTCTGAGCAGTCCCCGCAGATTCATGGCGCAACCATCCCACGGGCAGGGTCGCTTTGGAAGTCAGCCCCCTTCACATGTTCGCCACCCGGGATCCGCGGCGACATAGCTGAGCCGATCGTTTTGGCCTTGCCAGTGAGGAATCGATGCCCTGGATGGCCCCGGTACCGCATTTTGGCTCCAGGGCGCTCCTGGCCGGTCCAGACCGGGCAGCCGCAGCGCCCCGCCGCGGCAGCCCTGGTGCTTTGTCATTCAGCGGGCCTCGTCGCTGGCGCCTGGCCTGCACGGGCCCACATCAGCGCCAGCGGCCCCATCGAGATCCCGACCGCAAGGACCACGAACACCAGCAGCCATCCTGCCGGACTTTGTGGGCCGCCGGCAGAATCGAGAGCGACCCCGGTCCCCCATGCGCCGGCGGCCGACAGTCCGAAACCGACGGTGGAGTGAAGCGCGAGCGACGCGCCCCGGTGCTCGCGCGTGGCGGCCGCCGACATTCCGGATGTCAACGCGCCGGAATCGGCCGGGACGGTAAGACCATAGGCGAGCAGCAGAATGGCGAGCGCCCATGCAGGCGCGCTCACGTTCAAGCCGATGACCACCGCCACCGCGGCCGAGGCGATCATCGCGACCGTGATGGCCCGATGGCGGCCGAACTTGATGGCGGCTTCGTTGCCGAGAATGCTGGCGGGCATGGAAACGATCGCGAAGACGAAGCTCACAAGCACGGGGGACAGCCAGCCGTGTGCGCTCTGGTGCGCGATGACGTAGGTCCAGAACCCGACGAGGCAGGTCCGGATGCCATAGAGTTCGAAGCAGTGGGCGCCGTAGCCGAGGATGTAGCCGAGCGCCTCGCGGTTCGCGAACACCGGCGAGCCGAATGCAGAAGTTGGCGCCATACACCCTAAGGCGATGCCCGTCATTCTGACGACCCCAGAAGAGGTCGAGATTTGGATGACAGCGCCGGCCGACGAGGCGCTGCTGCAGCGTCCGCTTGGACGGGACGCTCCGGATCGTTGCCCGCGGCGTCAAGGAAGATCCTGCGCCGGGTGCTTAAGCTCGCCAGTTCACGCGGGCATAGAGGTAGTGCGCCAGTGCCCTCCCGTACAGCGGCACCCAACCAAAGAAGTCGAACGGGCTCGCGTCCGCCGCGTAGGTCTAGTTCCTGAGGGTCAGCGATTCATCGAATAGCTGAGTCGGCGGCCCGCCATGGACTGACGCGAACTGATCGAGCGGAACTGCCACCGAGACCGTCAGGAAGCTCGGGTCGACGACTTCTATCGTCAAGACGCGGCCGGACCGAAGATCGCTGACAAAGCGAGGGGTGGCGGGGCCTGCGGCGACGCACGCGTTTGCAAGACACCAGCTGTATGAAAGGTGGAGCGGCTCGTTCTGGTCCACCGTCAAGGTGATACCGGATCGCAGATACATTCCGGGCGGCAGCAGCATCTGAATGCGGCCCTCCGCCGCCCCCGCGTCGATGAGATCGAACCGGATCATTTCCTGCCCGGTATCCATCACGCCGACGTTCGTTGTGCGACATACTTTTTCCGCAGGGGACACTTCGAAGCACAGCTTACGCCAGCCACTCAATCGAATGTCCCGGATATCCCGCTTTCCCAGCGGCTTGACGCCCGAGTTGATAGACAGGTCGGGTTTGGTGTCCGGCGCCTGTTCAGCCGAGGTCGCAGTAAACTGCATGCAAGCGACCAAGATCGTGCACACCCGCGTCGCAACGACCATGAATGAACGCAGCGTCGATCTCTTGCCCACTCTCATGGATGGGCCTCCAGAAAGCGGCTCACGATGGGCGACCAGATCGGAATGGCCTTCGGGTCATCTATCAGGAAGTGGCCCTCATTCCCGAACGGCGGCACCAAGTGATATTCGCCTTGTCCGCCCGCGGCATTGTAAGCTTCGAGCAACTTTCCCGAGAGCGCCGGACCAAAATAAGTATCGTTCTCGGTGTATATTGAAAGCGTGGGCACGCGCGCAGAACTGCCGAATTCACGCGCCGCTTCGATCAGCTTTTCGGGATTGCAATTGTTGTTGGGCTTCCCGTCCACGCGGCCGCCCCGGCCGGCCTCGAAGGTAATGACGGCTCGCACACCAGTCGGGTTCAGGCTCGATAATGCTAGGGAGCCCCAGCCGCCGCCTGATTGACCGACTACGATCGTTCCGGACGCAATCGCAAGTTTTTGGCCGACCACGTAGTCGATTACCCACTGGTTGAGCCTGGCGATTGCGATGCCGGCCGTTCGAAAGCTCGCGTCCGTGCATTTACCGACCGCGCCGAAATAGGTGCTGAATACGCCCTGGTCCGGCAGATCGATAGCCGAACTGCCGAAGCCCGGCCGGATCGGCACGACAACCAGATGACCGCGCCTGGCGAACCAGAAGGCGGCGTCGCGGAATTCAACCATCGGATAGAAGCTGCGCTCCCTCGGGTCCAACGTTTCGCCGTGGTTCATGACGACGAGAGGGAGCGGCGCATCGACGAGCGGTCTCACCACATAGGCGAGGACCGGGATCGGAAGCGGCAGAACAAGAAGGCGCTCATCCAGGCGCGGTTCCTGGGCATGGCAGGCATCCGGAGAGAGCATCGCCAGGCAGGCGAATAGAGCCGCAATGCTGTTCATGATTTTCATCACGGGATGCATCTCCAGAGGACGTCCGTCCCATACATTCTACTTTTTCAACCGCATCTCTATGACGTCGATCGCAAGCAGATCGGTGTAGCGACGCTCCATGGTTTCGACGTAGTCGTCGGCAAAGTGCGGGCCGCTTTCCTGGGACATCGCCTGCCAGGCGGCTTGCTTCTCGGCGCGGCACGACAATATCGCCAGGCGTGAGACCACTTGAGCAGCTTCATCGGTTTTGGCGAATCGGGTCGCCGTAGCGTCGGCACACGCACGCCATTTTTTGATGGCGGCTTTAGAGTCTTCTTCAGCCGTCGCGGCAAAGGAGACAAAACACACGGCAGCAGCCAGCATCAGTCTGTACATCGGGTTACTCCTCAGGTTGGCAAAGCATCAATTGCAGTGTCACTCGCTGTTCTGGTCGCATTTACTTCTCGGGCTTAAAAACCGCTCTCCAGTCCCGCTTCATGTCGACGACCGTCCACCCTCTTGCCCGGCCTTCATCTAGCGCCTGGTCCAGCTTGCCGACCTTCGATGCCCGGTCGTAGGCGTACTCCCGTTCGGCGTCGGTGTGATGGACGATCCCGGCAAAGCGGGCACCCGCGCCGGCCGTCGTCCACTGCAGCATCTGCAGGTCGCCGTCGGAGTTGCCGAAGGCGAAGATCGGCCGCCGCCCGATGAAACGGTTGATGCCGACGGGCTTGCCTGGCCCTTCATCCACGAACTCGATCTTGGGCATCTTGAGAAGGATCGGCTTGCCACTAGGGTCCGTCCGGAACGTCACGACTCCGGACGAGCCAACCACCTGTTCGGGCGGAATGCCGTAGACCCTTTCCGTCCATGGCCGCATGAACTCGACGCCGCCGGCGGACACGATGAAGGTCTTGAAGCCTTTGCTCCGGAGAAGCGCGAGCAGTTCCAGCATCGGCTGGTAGGTCAGTTCGGTGTAGGGACGTTTGAAGCGCGGATGCCGCGCGGTCGCGAGCCAGTCCACGACCGACTTGGAGAAATCGTCGGTGGTCATGCCGCTGTGCGCGACGCCGATGATCTGCATCAGGCCCTTTTCGCCCGAGCCGGCC
It encodes:
- a CDS encoding FixH family protein, which codes for MKTSTFARAVQAALIAAAIGGASTAALADIKDYKFELVDQSVQAGPDKVITVRLVNTKTGKPVPDAVIFASRLDMAPDGMQEMATKVTAMPGTEPGTYRFKATFGMAGRWQLSLGAKVQGETGAVENKLVITAQK
- a CDS encoding invasion associated locus B family protein is translated as MRVGKRSTLRSFMVVATRVCTILVACMQFTATSAEQAPDTKPDLSINSGVKPLGKRDIRDIRLSGWRKLCFEVSPAEKVCRTTNVGVMDTGQEMIRFDLIDAGAAEGRIQMLLPPGMYLRSGITLTVDQNEPLHLSYSWCLANACVAAGPATPRFVSDLRSGRVLTIEVVDPSFLTVSVAVPLDQFASVHGGPPTQLFDESLTLRN
- a CDS encoding dienelactone hydrolase family protein; its protein translation is MKIMNSIAALFACLAMLSPDACHAQEPRLDERLLVLPLPIPVLAYVVRPLVDAPLPLVVMNHGETLDPRERSFYPMVEFRDAAFWFARRGHLVVVPIRPGFGSSAIDLPDQGVFSTYFGAVGKCTDASFRTAGIAIARLNQWVIDYVVGQKLAIASGTIVVGQSGGGWGSLALSSLNPTGVRAVITFEAGRGGRVDGKPNNNCNPEKLIEAAREFGSSARVPTLSIYTENDTYFGPALSGKLLEAYNAAGGQGEYHLVPPFGNEGHFLIDDPKAIPIWSPIVSRFLEAHP
- a CDS encoding HAD family hydrolase, producing MSCKSVSSLLVGGILCLVAGVAWAQTDPLPSWNDGEVKKSVTDFVARVTAEGGPDFVPAPERVAVFDNDGTLWTEQPFYFQGFFALDRVKAMAPQHPEWKTTQPFKAVLDGDMKALAGSGEKGLMQIIGVAHSGMTTDDFSKSVVDWLATARHPRFKRPYTELTYQPMLELLALLRSKGFKTFIVSAGGVEFMRPWTERVYGIPPEQVVGSSGVVTFRTDPSGKPILLKMPKIEFVDEGPGKPVGINRFIGRRPIFAFGNSDGDLQMLQWTTAGAGARFAGIVHHTDAEREYAYDRASKVGKLDQALDEGRARGWTVVDMKRDWRAVFKPEK